One genomic segment of Syngnathus typhle isolate RoL2023-S1 ecotype Sweden linkage group LG8, RoL_Styp_1.0, whole genome shotgun sequence includes these proteins:
- the znf503 gene encoding zinc finger protein 503 isoform X2, producing the protein MLTARSGHILHPEYLQPLPSTPVSPIELDAKKSPLALLAQTCSQIGKPDPPPSSKLSSVASNGSSDKDSKCGPLKMSDIGADDKSSFKPYSKPSDKKDSSGGGGGGGGGSDKSGFRVPSATCQPFTPRTGSPNSSSSASPMPAEGKCGGERDDKKDSECGKNGADGGSATSSHSRISVSCGGINVEVNQHQETTHGAKTSTSSSASESSPVTSVSSASVLGSGLVAPVSPYKPGQTVFPLPPAGMTYPGGLAGAYAGYPQHFMPHGGGLVNAQLASSLGCSKAGSSPLAGASPPSIMSASLCRDPYCLSYHCASHLAGAASCTHESAAAAAAAANALKSSYPLMYPTHPIHGVHSSAPSFSGHPLYPYGFMLPNDPLPHVCNWVSANGPCDKRFSTSEELLNHLRTHTAFTGAEKLISGYPGSSSLASAAAAAAMACHMHMPPSGPGSPGTLALRSPHHALGLSTRYHPYSKSPLPTPGAPVPVPAATGPYYSPYALYGQRLTTASALGYQ; encoded by the exons ATGCTCACCGCACGCTCGGGACACATCTTGCACCCGGAGTATCTGCAACCTTTGCCATCCACCCCCGTAAGCCCAATCGAG CTGGATGCCAAGAAGAGTCCCCTGGCTCTCCTAGCGCAGACGTGCTCCCAGATCGGCAAGCCGGACCCGCCGCCCTCCTCTAAACTCTCCTCCGTCGCCTCCAATGGATCTAGCGACAAGGATTCTAAATGCGGCCCGCTGAAGATGAGCGACATCGGCGCGGACGACAAGTCCAGTTTCAAGCCCTACTCCAAGCCGTCCGACAAGAAAGATTCGTCgggcggcggaggcggcggcggcggcggctcggaCAAATCTGGTTTCCGAGTGCCGAGCGCCACCTGTCAGCCGTTCACGCCGCGCACAGGCAGTCCCAACTCGAGCTCCTCCGCCTCCCCCATGCCGGCGGAGGGCAAGTGCGGAGGGGAGCGGGACGACAAGAAGGACTCGGAGTGCGGAAAGAACGGCGCGGACGGCGGCTCGGCCACGTCCAGCCACAGCCGGATAAGCGTGAGTTGCGGTGGGATTAACGTGGAGGTAAACCAGCACCAGGAAACCACGCACGGCGCCAAgacctccacttcctcctccgCGTCGGAGTCCTCCCCGGTTACGTCAGTGTCCTCGGCGTCGGTGCTCGGCTCCGGGCTGGTTGCGCCCGTGTCCCCTTACAAGCCGGGTCAAACCGTGTTCCCGCTGCCCCCAGCGGGCATGACGTACCCGGGCGGCTTGGCCGGGGCCTACGCGGGCTACCCTCAACACTTCATGCCGCACGGAGGCGGCCTGGTGAACGCGCAGCTGGCCAGCTCTTTGGGCTGCAGCAAGGCCGGCTCCAGCCCTCTGGCCGGAGCCTCCCCACCCTCCATCATGTCGGCGAGCCTGTGCAGAGACCCTTACTGCCTCAGCTATCACTGCGCCAGCCACTTAGCGGGCGCGGCGTCGTGCACGCACGAGTCGGCGGCGGCCGCGGCTGCCGCAGCCAACGCGCTCAAGTCCAGCTACCCCCTCATGTACCCCACGCATCCCATCCACGGAGTGCACTCGTCGGCCCCCTCGTTCAGCGGACACCCTTTGTACCCGTACGGCTTCATGCTGCCCAACGATCCCCTGCCTCACGTGTGCAACTGGGTGTCGGCCAACGGACCGTGCGACAAGCGTTTCTCCACCTCGGAGGAGCTCCTGAACCACCTGAGGACACACACCGCGTTCACCGGGGCCGAGAAGCTCATCTCCGGCTACCCGGGATCCTCCTCGTTGGCCAGCGCGGCTGCCGCTGCGGCCATGGCCTGTCACATGCACATGCCGCCGTCGGGCCCCGGCAGCCCCGGGACTTTGGCTCTGAGAAGCCCGCACCACGCACTGGGACTCAGCACTCGCTACCATCCGTACTCTAAAAGCCCGCTGCCCACCCCCGGCGCTCCGGTCCCGGTCCCCGCGGCCACCGGCCCCTACTACTCCCCTTACGCACTGTACGGTCAGAGACTCACCACAGCATCTGCGCTTGGATATCAGTGA
- the znf503 gene encoding zinc finger protein 503 isoform X1, whose translation MSTSPSAYVLTNLGELSAAWERASRRGSSDSDEPASSLFLHKQQPQQPPQQQQPRQKQQHSAPPSDPLRQAKRLPVKVLKMLTARSGHILHPEYLQPLPSTPVSPIELDAKKSPLALLAQTCSQIGKPDPPPSSKLSSVASNGSSDKDSKCGPLKMSDIGADDKSSFKPYSKPSDKKDSSGGGGGGGGGSDKSGFRVPSATCQPFTPRTGSPNSSSSASPMPAEGKCGGERDDKKDSECGKNGADGGSATSSHSRISVSCGGINVEVNQHQETTHGAKTSTSSSASESSPVTSVSSASVLGSGLVAPVSPYKPGQTVFPLPPAGMTYPGGLAGAYAGYPQHFMPHGGGLVNAQLASSLGCSKAGSSPLAGASPPSIMSASLCRDPYCLSYHCASHLAGAASCTHESAAAAAAAANALKSSYPLMYPTHPIHGVHSSAPSFSGHPLYPYGFMLPNDPLPHVCNWVSANGPCDKRFSTSEELLNHLRTHTAFTGAEKLISGYPGSSSLASAAAAAAMACHMHMPPSGPGSPGTLALRSPHHALGLSTRYHPYSKSPLPTPGAPVPVPAATGPYYSPYALYGQRLTTASALGYQ comes from the exons ATGAGCACGTCGCCCTCGGCGTATGTCCTGACGAATCTCGGTGAGTTGAGCGCAGCCTGGGAGCGAGCCAGTCGTCGGGGAAGCAGCGATAGCGACGAGCCGGCCTCTTCTCTCTTCCTCCAcaagcagcagccgcagcagccgccgcagcagcagcagccgaggcagaagcagcagcactcGGCGCCGCCGTCAGACCCGCTACGGCAAGCCAAGCGACTTCCAGTGAAGGTTTTGAAAATGCTCACCGCACGCTCGGGACACATCTTGCACCCGGAGTATCTGCAACCTTTGCCATCCACCCCCGTAAGCCCAATCGAG CTGGATGCCAAGAAGAGTCCCCTGGCTCTCCTAGCGCAGACGTGCTCCCAGATCGGCAAGCCGGACCCGCCGCCCTCCTCTAAACTCTCCTCCGTCGCCTCCAATGGATCTAGCGACAAGGATTCTAAATGCGGCCCGCTGAAGATGAGCGACATCGGCGCGGACGACAAGTCCAGTTTCAAGCCCTACTCCAAGCCGTCCGACAAGAAAGATTCGTCgggcggcggaggcggcggcggcggcggctcggaCAAATCTGGTTTCCGAGTGCCGAGCGCCACCTGTCAGCCGTTCACGCCGCGCACAGGCAGTCCCAACTCGAGCTCCTCCGCCTCCCCCATGCCGGCGGAGGGCAAGTGCGGAGGGGAGCGGGACGACAAGAAGGACTCGGAGTGCGGAAAGAACGGCGCGGACGGCGGCTCGGCCACGTCCAGCCACAGCCGGATAAGCGTGAGTTGCGGTGGGATTAACGTGGAGGTAAACCAGCACCAGGAAACCACGCACGGCGCCAAgacctccacttcctcctccgCGTCGGAGTCCTCCCCGGTTACGTCAGTGTCCTCGGCGTCGGTGCTCGGCTCCGGGCTGGTTGCGCCCGTGTCCCCTTACAAGCCGGGTCAAACCGTGTTCCCGCTGCCCCCAGCGGGCATGACGTACCCGGGCGGCTTGGCCGGGGCCTACGCGGGCTACCCTCAACACTTCATGCCGCACGGAGGCGGCCTGGTGAACGCGCAGCTGGCCAGCTCTTTGGGCTGCAGCAAGGCCGGCTCCAGCCCTCTGGCCGGAGCCTCCCCACCCTCCATCATGTCGGCGAGCCTGTGCAGAGACCCTTACTGCCTCAGCTATCACTGCGCCAGCCACTTAGCGGGCGCGGCGTCGTGCACGCACGAGTCGGCGGCGGCCGCGGCTGCCGCAGCCAACGCGCTCAAGTCCAGCTACCCCCTCATGTACCCCACGCATCCCATCCACGGAGTGCACTCGTCGGCCCCCTCGTTCAGCGGACACCCTTTGTACCCGTACGGCTTCATGCTGCCCAACGATCCCCTGCCTCACGTGTGCAACTGGGTGTCGGCCAACGGACCGTGCGACAAGCGTTTCTCCACCTCGGAGGAGCTCCTGAACCACCTGAGGACACACACCGCGTTCACCGGGGCCGAGAAGCTCATCTCCGGCTACCCGGGATCCTCCTCGTTGGCCAGCGCGGCTGCCGCTGCGGCCATGGCCTGTCACATGCACATGCCGCCGTCGGGCCCCGGCAGCCCCGGGACTTTGGCTCTGAGAAGCCCGCACCACGCACTGGGACTCAGCACTCGCTACCATCCGTACTCTAAAAGCCCGCTGCCCACCCCCGGCGCTCCGGTCCCGGTCCCCGCGGCCACCGGCCCCTACTACTCCCCTTACGCACTGTACGGTCAGAGACTCACCACAGCATCTGCGCTTGGATATCAGTGA